One genomic segment of uncultured Desulfobacter sp. includes these proteins:
- a CDS encoding MlaD family protein: MTQKTNYFKLGLFVILAFALTAAMLIAFGAGQFFKTEPLAETYFNESVQGLNIGSEVKYKGVKIGAVKSITTPTKVYHIASNYVLVTFSLSEDCYVGQTGKSSEERMKKAVEKGLSVFLSFNGLTGSAYLETDYKKNGPDDLKISWTPKNIYVPSRSSNIKQVKDGISQVMETLGTLDLQEMKNDLSALLKSLNITKVSAQAESLLKELRQTNRDLAEILTSGQVKRILADAGSSVADLKQIVHAAKAPIKQTLADINTASGSFKRMTTHLEQSYEGKLSEMSDKMDTVLASLEKTSLLLENMIWTNADVIEKTIGNLEDTTENLNQFTRELREYPGSILMQAPPKASTSGKEK, from the coding sequence ATGACCCAGAAAACCAATTATTTCAAACTCGGCCTTTTTGTCATCCTGGCCTTTGCACTGACTGCGGCCATGCTTATTGCCTTTGGTGCAGGCCAATTTTTCAAGACGGAACCCCTTGCCGAAACTTATTTTAACGAATCTGTCCAGGGCCTGAACATCGGATCGGAAGTTAAATACAAAGGGGTAAAAATCGGCGCTGTAAAATCCATTACCACCCCCACAAAGGTTTACCACATTGCCTCAAATTACGTATTGGTCACCTTTTCCCTGTCCGAAGACTGTTACGTAGGGCAAACCGGAAAAAGTTCTGAAGAACGCATGAAAAAAGCGGTCGAAAAAGGGCTTTCCGTATTTTTATCCTTTAACGGCCTGACCGGATCAGCATATCTGGAGACCGATTACAAAAAAAACGGGCCGGATGACCTTAAAATATCCTGGACCCCGAAAAATATTTATGTACCTTCCCGGTCCAGCAATATCAAACAGGTTAAGGATGGAATCAGCCAGGTAATGGAAACCTTGGGTACCCTGGACCTCCAAGAGATGAAAAATGATCTTTCGGCCCTTCTCAAGAGTCTTAATATAACAAAGGTGTCGGCCCAGGCAGAAAGCCTGCTTAAAGAACTTCGCCAGACCAACAGGGACCTGGCCGAAATCCTGACATCCGGTCAGGTTAAACGGATTCTGGCGGATGCAGGCTCATCTGTCGCAGACTTAAAGCAGATTGTTCATGCAGCAAAAGCTCCCATTAAACAAACCCTGGCAGATATCAATACGGCATCAGGCAGTTTCAAACGCATGACCACTCACCTGGAACAAAGTTACGAAGGAAAATTAAGCGAAATGTCCGATAAAATGGATACGGTTCTGGCCAGCCTTGAAAAAACATCCCTGTTACTGGAAAACATGATCTGGACAAATGCTGACGTCATTGAAAAAACAATCGGCAACCTGGAGGATACCACTGAAAACCTTAACCAGTTCACCCGGGAGCTGCGTGAGTACCCAGGCAGCATTCTCATGCAAGCCCCACCTAAGGCCTCAACATCAGGAAAGGAGAAATAA
- the trxC gene encoding thioredoxin TrxC: protein MGENQLIIRCTKCGAKNRVPENRMSESPKCGKCGTILPLEIFDAPVNVTDADFDREVMQSSLPVLVDCWAPWCGPCRAVGPILDGLAKTYRGRLKIAKINVDENPMTSSKYRIQSIPTMLFMKNGSLVDQVAGALPKEALEARIKSFI from the coding sequence ATGGGTGAGAACCAATTGATTATTCGGTGTACGAAATGCGGTGCAAAAAACCGGGTGCCTGAAAACAGGATGTCGGAAAGCCCCAAGTGCGGCAAGTGCGGAACAATTTTGCCTCTTGAAATTTTTGATGCCCCCGTGAACGTTACGGATGCCGACTTTGACCGGGAGGTCATGCAATCATCCCTTCCGGTGCTGGTGGACTGCTGGGCCCCGTGGTGTGGTCCCTGCCGGGCTGTGGGCCCCATCTTGGACGGTCTGGCAAAAACTTACCGGGGGCGGCTTAAAATTGCCAAGATAAATGTGGATGAAAATCCTATGACCAGCTCAAAATACCGCATTCAAAGCATTCCCACCATGCTTTTCATGAAAAACGGCAGCCTGGTTGACCAGGTCGCAGGGGCCTTGCCTAAAGAGGCGTTAGAGGCCCGGATAAAATCATTTATCTGA
- a CDS encoding MTH1187 family thiamine-binding protein — MNTLVSVSISPSGTGDELSRDVAQVIKIIKESGLKNRTNSMFTEIEGPWDDVMKVVKDATFVLAEKGIRTGVVLKADIRPGFTDMMTSKVDKVNHILEELDTYEK; from the coding sequence ATGAATACATTGGTTTCAGTGTCCATATCACCCAGCGGAACAGGAGATGAGCTTAGCAGGGACGTTGCACAAGTCATAAAAATTATAAAAGAATCAGGTCTTAAAAATCGAACGAATTCCATGTTCACGGAGATCGAAGGCCCCTGGGATGACGTGATGAAGGTTGTAAAAGACGCAACATTTGTACTTGCCGAAAAAGGAATCCGTACGGGCGTTGTGTTGAAAGCGGATATACGGCCCGGATTTACGGACATGATGACGTCCAAAGTGGATAAAGTTAATCATATTTTAGAAGAGTTGGATACGTATGAGAAATAA
- a CDS encoding TolC family protein, with the protein MDKTIPVTRSFFFLRAMALIPAVLTLLCLAGTCRAQERLTVNRAVRIALENSLQRRMAAKDVEIADEGLARAQAEFGPTVTLQGGLYQYDDPPSIVQASQGLARLNNALSAINSSLVPEVSLPSDNRTYYGGQIKVTQPLYTGNKLTATRQLAQANLENARRNLDASDNDLALSARKAFYTVILSRQMAGAMDEAVESMTGHVQEATAYHDQKIVPKLDLLRAEEKLADLKQQQLYAHNNLDLAQTSLNYVLGVDMDTRYTYDDAPQTLPMPLDLGTCIETGLKNRPEIDAVDAQIRMAKAQITIAQSDRLPTLVLVGEAHKYEPENEDPSAQIGIVAAIDLFDSGRTTHKKAQAARNLEKARIAKNQLFRGIRLEVEKAYQDAQAAQKSIDVAQKSLDTAQEALDAARTRYRVGLSTSLERLDAEVSLTRAKTNYIHALSMYNIAIAELERAMGKE; encoded by the coding sequence ATGGATAAGACCATACCCGTAACCCGGTCATTTTTTTTTCTTAGGGCCATGGCCCTTATACCCGCTGTGCTGACCCTGTTATGCCTGGCGGGAACATGCCGGGCCCAGGAGCGGCTGACCGTGAACCGGGCTGTACGGATCGCCCTTGAAAACAGCCTGCAGCGGCGTATGGCAGCAAAGGATGTGGAGATTGCTGATGAAGGCCTTGCCAGGGCCCAGGCCGAATTCGGACCCACCGTGACACTTCAGGGAGGCCTTTACCAGTATGATGACCCGCCCAGCATTGTTCAAGCAAGCCAGGGCCTGGCACGTCTGAATAATGCCCTGTCTGCCATAAATTCCAGCCTGGTGCCGGAAGTAAGCCTGCCCAGTGACAACCGCACCTATTACGGCGGACAGATTAAAGTGACCCAGCCGCTGTATACGGGAAATAAACTGACCGCCACCCGTCAATTGGCCCAGGCCAACCTGGAAAATGCCCGAAGAAACCTGGATGCATCCGACAATGACCTGGCGTTGTCTGCCAGAAAAGCATTTTATACCGTGATCCTGAGCCGGCAAATGGCCGGCGCCATGGACGAAGCTGTGGAGAGCATGACCGGGCATGTCCAAGAGGCAACCGCCTACCATGACCAGAAAATTGTTCCCAAACTGGATCTTTTGCGGGCCGAGGAAAAACTGGCGGATTTAAAACAGCAGCAGTTGTATGCCCATAATAATTTGGATCTTGCCCAGACCTCTTTAAATTATGTACTCGGCGTGGATATGGATACCCGCTACACCTATGATGATGCCCCCCAGACCCTGCCCATGCCACTGGATCTTGGAACCTGTATTGAGACCGGTCTTAAAAACAGGCCGGAAATCGACGCGGTGGATGCACAAATCCGGATGGCAAAAGCGCAGATCACCATTGCCCAAAGCGACCGTCTGCCCACCCTGGTTCTGGTCGGGGAAGCCCACAAGTATGAACCTGAAAATGAAGATCCTTCCGCTCAGATCGGCATTGTGGCCGCCATTGATCTGTTTGACAGCGGCCGTACCACCCATAAAAAGGCCCAGGCCGCCCGGAATCTTGAAAAGGCCCGGATCGCAAAAAATCAACTATTCAGGGGTATTCGTCTGGAGGTAGAGAAAGCATACCAAGATGCCCAGGCCGCCCAAAAATCCATTGATGTTGCCCAAAAATCCCTGGATACGGCCCAAGAAGCCCTGGATGCCGCCCGGACCCGCTACAGGGTGGGGTTGAGCACCTCTTTGGAACGGCTAGATGCCGAAGTGTCCCTGACTCGGGCAAAAACCAATTATATTCACGCCTTAAGTATGTATAACATTGCCATCGCTGAACTGGAACGCGCCATGGGAAAGGAGTAA
- a CDS encoding thiamine phosphate synthase, whose amino-acid sequence MRNKLDVSAYFVVGPENTKGRPVAPIIRDAVDAGVTCVQVRSKTASARELIELTGQASGVITQTGKSGIVTLLVNDRLDVVLAAKKQGIKVDGIHVGQSDIPVDVCREYLGPDAVVGLSARTHELFEYIKHADVSLIDYFGAGPLHETKTKPDSGLDVDGKRITRSIEDIKTLARLSSIPVVVGGGVKLADIPSLAQTGVAGFFVVSAISEADNPGDEAASLVKTWNSNKR is encoded by the coding sequence ATGAGAAATAAACTGGATGTTTCAGCATATTTTGTGGTGGGACCCGAGAATACCAAAGGCCGTCCTGTTGCGCCCATTATCCGGGATGCGGTCGATGCCGGTGTTACATGTGTGCAAGTCCGGTCAAAAACAGCGTCTGCCAGGGAATTAATCGAACTGACCGGACAGGCCTCCGGGGTGATCACGCAAACCGGCAAATCCGGCATTGTGACCCTGTTGGTGAATGATCGTCTTGACGTGGTTTTGGCAGCAAAAAAACAAGGCATAAAAGTTGACGGTATCCATGTGGGCCAATCGGATATCCCCGTGGATGTCTGCCGGGAATATTTAGGTCCTGACGCCGTTGTCGGCTTATCCGCCAGGACCCATGAATTGTTTGAGTACATAAAACATGCAGATGTCAGCCTGATTGACTATTTTGGCGCAGGCCCTTTGCATGAAACAAAGACTAAGCCGGACAGCGGGCTTGATGTGGACGGAAAAAGAATTACAAGAAGCATTGAAGATATTAAAACGCTTGCAAGACTTAGTTCAATTCCCGTCGTGGTTGGCGGCGGCGTTAAACTTGCCGACATCCCCTCGCTTGCCCAGACAGGCGTTGCCGGTTTTTTCGTTGTATCTGCGATATCTGAAGCAGATAATCCCGGGGATGAAGCAGCAAGCCTGGTTAAAACCTGGAATAGCAATAAGAGGTAA
- a CDS encoding ABC transporter produces the protein MNSLYPLTRLPLFIMITCILTAAAFFAGCGIKNHYTEKQMFRLCADCNDTAGQRNRSTGAPLVVKRLDISPEFKGEGFVYRVDQNRFTQDYYNHYMTSPARMISDVMLEVLVNSPQFTPAPKNWIPDDIFQLWGKITALYRDQRNASAVSAVVTMALNLDRLNKEGFTPVLSKTYSAQIPLGEDTSPKAYIQALNHGLAEIIKNLLSDFQTLPIPADNK, from the coding sequence ATGAACAGTCTTTATCCCTTAACGCGTTTGCCCCTTTTCATAATGATAACCTGCATTTTAACTGCTGCCGCCTTTTTTGCCGGATGCGGTATTAAAAATCATTATACGGAAAAACAGATGTTCAGACTTTGTGCAGACTGCAACGACACTGCCGGTCAACGCAACCGGTCAACCGGGGCCCCGTTGGTGGTCAAACGCCTGGACATTTCACCGGAATTCAAGGGCGAGGGATTTGTCTACCGGGTGGATCAAAACCGGTTTACCCAGGATTATTATAACCACTACATGACATCACCGGCCCGCATGATCAGTGATGTGATGCTTGAAGTCCTTGTCAACTCGCCTCAGTTTACCCCGGCCCCCAAAAACTGGATTCCGGACGATATCTTCCAGTTATGGGGTAAAATCACAGCGCTTTATCGTGACCAGCGCAATGCATCCGCGGTATCGGCTGTGGTGACCATGGCGCTTAATCTTGACCGGTTAAACAAAGAGGGATTCACACCGGTTCTGTCAAAAACCTATTCCGCGCAAATCCCCCTGGGCGAAGACACCAGTCCCAAGGCTTATATCCAGGCCCTTAATCATGGATTAGCCGAGATCATCAAAAATCTTCTGTCGGATTTTCAAACATTGCCGATCCCAGCGGATAATAAATAA
- a CDS encoding ATP-binding protein has protein sequence MKRTIDQNLINWKNQTFRKPLILRGARQVGKTFSITYFGKTCFDSLIKLDFERDRSIHKIFDQDLSAKKIIQDIELFSGIKIFPGKTLLFFDEIQECERALLSLRYFYEEMPDLHVVAAGSMLEFALGQVSFPVGRVAFEWMEPMTFYEFLNAAEHDLLAKQLPCISNFEPVSEFAHQKIIEQLKIYFLTGGMPEAIKRYCHTGSITDSFDVHEQIFQAYLQSLIKYYRRADIDSLDHIMRIIPSFVGSQIKYTRLDPERRIEKTKTSLQILEKALIVQIIKSSNANNLPLGAGVSTKKMKPLFLDIGLVQYSSGISATDVVRAKDLSHVYRGALAEQFVGQELLAAGGSESKKMYYWARDKKSSSAEVDYLYVHDGNIFPIEVKSGPKGKLKSLHLFMQEHPDIKTGYVMSPIVFEKQRVDNITFIPIYTRFE, from the coding sequence ATGAAAAGAACAATTGATCAAAATTTAATCAATTGGAAAAATCAAACATTCAGGAAGCCGTTAATCCTTCGGGGGGCAAGGCAGGTTGGTAAAACTTTTTCCATTACTTATTTTGGCAAGACCTGTTTTGATTCCTTGATCAAACTGGATTTTGAGCGAGACCGGAGTATTCACAAAATTTTTGATCAGGATTTGTCGGCAAAAAAAATAATACAGGATATTGAACTTTTTTCAGGAATTAAAATTTTTCCCGGAAAAACTTTGCTCTTTTTTGATGAAATTCAAGAGTGTGAAAGAGCACTATTGAGTCTGAGATATTTTTATGAAGAAATGCCTGATTTGCATGTTGTTGCGGCAGGTTCAATGCTTGAATTTGCTTTGGGGCAAGTTTCTTTTCCTGTCGGAAGGGTCGCTTTTGAATGGATGGAGCCCATGACATTTTATGAGTTTTTAAATGCTGCCGAACACGATCTTCTGGCAAAGCAACTCCCCTGTATCTCAAATTTTGAACCTGTCAGTGAATTTGCACATCAAAAAATTATCGAACAATTAAAAATATATTTTTTAACCGGCGGTATGCCTGAAGCCATCAAACGGTATTGTCATACCGGATCCATTACAGATAGTTTTGACGTGCATGAACAGATATTTCAAGCATATCTTCAATCACTTATAAAATATTATAGAAGAGCCGATATTGACAGCCTTGATCACATAATGAGAATCATTCCGTCATTTGTCGGCAGCCAAATCAAATACACCCGGTTGGATCCCGAAAGACGGATTGAAAAAACAAAAACATCCCTTCAAATATTGGAAAAAGCGTTGATCGTTCAGATTATAAAATCCTCAAATGCGAACAACCTTCCTTTAGGTGCAGGTGTGTCAACCAAAAAAATGAAACCGCTTTTTTTAGATATCGGCCTGGTACAATACAGCAGTGGGATATCGGCAACTGATGTTGTCAGGGCCAAAGATTTATCCCATGTTTATCGAGGTGCCCTGGCAGAACAGTTTGTCGGTCAGGAGTTGCTGGCAGCCGGTGGTTCCGAATCCAAAAAAATGTATTATTGGGCACGAGATAAAAAAAGCAGTTCTGCAGAAGTCGATTATTTATATGTCCATGATGGCAATATATTTCCAATAGAGGTGAAAAGCGGCCCCAAAGGGAAATTGAAAAGTCTTCATCTTTTTATGCAGGAGCACCCGGATATTAAAACCGGGTATGTGATGTCACCGATTGTATTTGAAAAACAACGTGTCGACAATATAACTTTTATTCCCATTTACACCCGATTTGAGTAG
- the thiM gene encoding hydroxyethylthiazole kinase, translating into MSLKKDIQARIIHAVETVRQTNPMAGSVTNTVTINFVANAQLAVGGSAAMVYLPDEAQSLAQAGGAAYINLGTLTPVYEKTLPAMAKILRESGKPWVLDPVAIGIGDLRTRLLLALKPYKPSIIRGNASEIIALAGLWGLAGGTGTSNVRGVDSQDPVSAAKDAAVALAGWTGGAVAVSGKQDLITNGSVIAFCYGGSHFMEKITGSGCSLGGVMAVYATAASGFIAALTGAAVYNLAGCRAAEKTDGPASFQVHFLDELYKAKPKEIADNPFDIEEI; encoded by the coding sequence ATGAGTCTTAAAAAAGATATTCAAGCCAGAATAATTCATGCCGTTGAAACCGTAAGGCAAACCAATCCCATGGCAGGATCTGTTACCAACACGGTAACCATAAACTTTGTGGCCAATGCTCAACTTGCCGTGGGCGGTTCGGCAGCCATGGTGTATTTGCCGGATGAAGCCCAATCCCTGGCCCAGGCAGGTGGTGCCGCCTACATAAACCTGGGTACCCTTACACCAGTCTATGAAAAAACGTTGCCGGCCATGGCAAAAATTTTGCGTGAAAGCGGGAAACCATGGGTCCTGGATCCTGTAGCCATCGGCATCGGCGATCTTCGCACCCGGCTTTTGTTGGCACTTAAACCATATAAGCCAAGTATCATCCGTGGAAATGCCTCTGAAATTATTGCCCTGGCCGGGTTATGGGGGTTGGCCGGCGGAACTGGGACATCCAATGTCCGTGGGGTAGATTCCCAGGATCCGGTGAGCGCGGCTAAAGATGCGGCCGTGGCTTTGGCCGGATGGACAGGCGGGGCTGTGGCCGTTTCGGGTAAGCAGGATTTGATTACCAATGGTTCTGTCATAGCCTTTTGTTATGGCGGTTCGCATTTTATGGAAAAAATTACTGGATCAGGCTGCTCTTTAGGTGGTGTCATGGCTGTCTATGCCACTGCGGCATCCGGGTTTATCGCTGCATTGACAGGTGCGGCGGTTTATAATCTGGCCGGTTGTCGCGCCGCAGAAAAAACAGATGGTCCGGCAAGTTTTCAGGTTCACTTTTTGGATGAATTGTATAAAGCAAAGCCCAAGGAAATTGCAGACAACCCATTTGATATTGAGGAAATTTAA
- a CDS encoding HigA family addiction module antitoxin: MKKIPTVHPGEILLEEFIRPYGLTQYKLAKDIGVSQMRISEIVNGKRSITTDTSLRLSKYFGLSPSYWVMLQIEYDIDMAMDNHELATTIDKIVPVNA; encoded by the coding sequence ATGAAAAAAATACCTACCGTCCACCCAGGGGAGATACTGCTTGAAGAGTTCATTAGACCTTACGGACTGACTCAATATAAATTGGCAAAAGATATCGGTGTTTCCCAGATGAGGATATCTGAAATTGTCAATGGGAAAAGAAGTATTACCACAGACACATCCTTACGGCTTTCAAAATACTTTGGCTTGTCCCCGTCATACTGGGTAATGCTTCAAATTGAATATGATATCGACATGGCCATGGACAATCATGAACTGGCAACAACCATAGATAAAATTGTCCCGGTAAATGCCTAA
- the hisA gene encoding phosphoribosylformimino-5-aminoimidazole carboxamide ribotide isomerase, with the protein MKFRPCIDLRNGKVVQIVGGTLSDKTQASLVTNFESTRTPEQFARMYQSDQLFGGHVIALGPGNTQSALEALQAFPGGLQMGGGINPENAHTFLDAGASHVIVTSYVFSNGRMDMDKLKTLVNAVGKKRLVLDLSCRKRDGQFWIVTDRWQKFTEKAVTPATLEHLSAFCDEFLIHGVDVEGKMQGIQEELVTLLGENSPIPATYAGGASRFSDLDRVKSLGRGRVDLTIGSALDIFGGTIPYEQVVAWHKVQI; encoded by the coding sequence ATGAAATTTCGACCCTGCATTGATCTTCGAAACGGCAAAGTGGTCCAGATTGTGGGCGGCACCCTGTCCGACAAAACCCAGGCCAGCCTTGTCACCAATTTTGAAAGCACCCGGACCCCGGAACAGTTTGCACGAATGTACCAGTCAGACCAGCTTTTCGGGGGCCATGTCATTGCCCTTGGCCCTGGAAATACCCAGTCAGCCCTTGAAGCGTTGCAAGCCTTCCCCGGTGGTCTTCAGATGGGCGGCGGTATTAATCCTGAAAATGCACACACCTTTCTGGATGCAGGCGCATCCCATGTTATTGTCACGTCCTATGTGTTCTCCAATGGCCGCATGGACATGGACAAACTCAAGACCCTGGTGAATGCCGTGGGCAAAAAACGCCTGGTTCTGGATCTAAGCTGCCGGAAAAGGGACGGACAATTCTGGATTGTGACAGACCGCTGGCAAAAGTTCACAGAAAAGGCGGTAACCCCGGCCACTCTGGAACACTTGTCCGCATTCTGTGACGAGTTTTTAATCCACGGCGTGGATGTGGAAGGCAAAATGCAGGGCATCCAGGAGGAACTGGTAACATTGCTGGGAGAAAACAGCCCCATCCCTGCCACATATGCCGGAGGCGCAAGCCGGTTTTCAGACCTGGACCGGGTAAAATCCCTTGGCAGGGGCCGTGTGGACTTGACCATCGGTTCAGCCCTGGACATCTTTGGCGGTACCATTCCTTACGAACAGGTGGTGGCGTGGCACAAGGTTCAGATCTGA
- a CDS encoding DUF364 domain-containing protein: MNIDEIYIQLKDALKAEIVRHDLADKRIDIKCKPLSVEEAIGTPDHDDYPIVKGKEVMMAATFNGAVGQAFTDEYTDISLSVDGLLETDHTKTNERAIFIAGLNAVYRSLALCEKTVHCKDKEPVACADNLIQQPQFSGKKILLVGLQPRFLEYLAGQNTMRVLDLDPDNVGTEKFGVRIESGEDLVDGLDWCDMIFATGSTIVNGTITNFLNCGKPAVFFGVTISAPAKILGLSSYCHCGH; this comes from the coding sequence ATGAATATTGACGAGATTTACATTCAACTAAAAGACGCCTTAAAAGCAGAAATTGTTCGTCACGACCTGGCAGACAAAAGAATTGACATCAAATGCAAGCCCTTGTCCGTAGAAGAAGCCATCGGCACCCCGGATCATGATGACTACCCCATTGTCAAAGGCAAAGAGGTGATGATGGCAGCAACATTTAACGGGGCTGTGGGGCAGGCGTTTACGGACGAGTATACGGATATCTCTTTATCCGTAGACGGACTGCTTGAAACGGATCACACAAAAACCAATGAACGGGCAATTTTTATTGCAGGGCTTAATGCGGTTTACAGATCCTTGGCGCTTTGTGAAAAAACAGTGCATTGCAAAGATAAGGAACCGGTGGCGTGTGCCGATAATTTGATTCAGCAGCCGCAGTTTTCAGGAAAAAAGATTCTTCTGGTCGGGCTTCAGCCAAGATTTCTGGAATATCTTGCCGGACAGAACACGATGCGGGTTCTGGACCTTGACCCGGATAACGTGGGCACCGAGAAATTCGGTGTACGCATAGAATCAGGGGAAGACTTAGTGGACGGCCTTGACTGGTGTGACATGATATTTGCCACCGGGTCCACCATTGTGAACGGCACCATTACTAATTTTTTGAACTGCGGAAAACCTGCCGTGTTTTTCGGGGTGACCATCAGTGCTCCGGCCAAGATTTTGGGACTTTCAAGCTATTGCCATTGCGGGCATTGA